From the Sebastes umbrosus isolate fSebUmb1 chromosome 23, fSebUmb1.pri, whole genome shotgun sequence genome, the window AAATAGGCCGTAACTGTGGAAGACAATCTTGATcttctttattgtttatatttagttttatttcacactttttttactGCAACTGCTGAACAGTTTCTCTCtgcataaataaagtttgatctCATCTTCCGTCTCGAATCAGATTGCTTTTAGATGGACGACTTTAGTCGGAGATTAGTCCTCCatctttttacagtgtagtcGTGTTAGAAAGATGTCTCTTCTCAGCCGGTATGAATTACAGTATAGCAACTCTTTACCTGGCTGTGTGGACGTGGGAGTGTTGATTTAGGACAGTAAACAGTTTGTCATCAGTTCCCTTCCATAGAGGCCTTCTCCTGTTTCATGTGAGTGTTGTTTTAAGACAGTAAACAGTTTGTCATCAGTTCCCTTCCATAGAGGCCTTTTCCTGCTTCATGTGAGTGTTGTTTTAAGACAGTAAACAGTTTGTCATCAGTTCCCTTCCATAGAGGCCTTCTCCTGCTTCATGTGAGTGTTGTTTTAAGACAGTAAACAGTTTGTCATCAGTTACCTTCCATAGAGGCCTTCTCCTGCTTCATGTGCTGCAGCTGTTTGATCAGCTTTCGTTTCTTCTTCCCAGACAGTGTGATGTTCGCTCGTGGACTcgaactgaaaataaaaaataaagacatcacACGTCTCACGTTTACTCCAAACATCAAGTCTAACATCAGAATATGACGTATTTCACCGGTCACTGACTTTCTCTTCTTCAGGTGATGGATGGTGATGAGACCCTGATCGACCACGGCGCCGACGATCTgatgtctcttcctcttctctctgctcagaACTCGCCGCCGCTTGAACAGATTCCTACCGAGTTCCTGCGGGACGACAACGACAGGAAGGATTTAGGTTTACAGATGTGATTGTGACAGTTTGTCTCAGCTACTAAACTTCATGTTAGTATTTCTGCTGCTCTGGAGAATAATATCAGGCTTCATGCTGCAGTGTGATCCTCCGTCCAGCAGAGGGCAGACTGATAACACAACAGGAACAACATCACTAAACGCAGTTTGACTCTTTCATCATCATTTAATTCAACTAGAGCTGCACGATTCTGACAAAATATTGATATTAGAGgaaattattctcattttcaataaaaaacatattaaaatgattatggtgtgatttttgcagtgATCTGTACCAAATATGTTTTCCTaagcagcaccacaatatttaatttaaaatgctattttgacacatttcccctttaacaaatattatgATTTCCTCCTCATACTGTGATTTGAAAACTGCAGGAGGCCATGCtgcgattttgataaaatgttatatatatatatatatatatatatatatattcatatatcttatattttcatataagaacaagtactcagatcttaaacttaagaaaagtattaataccacagacagtgtagaaatactctgtatcgacatcaaaataaaagtagacAGTATGCAGAATGTCTCCTTTCACCGTGttgcattattaatattatattattcattttttaaatcactaATGGATACATGTGagagtattttaatgttgtagttcgtCAATGTGGAGCCACTTTGTGATACTTTGTATTGTACTTTGTATTGTACTAgttaatagtatagtatagtactgcatcatatcacaTGGTTTTCGTATTTAAAAGGTAACTAGTAACGTAAAGTAAAGCTGTCAGGCAAatgtaacgttagctg encodes:
- the c23h11orf98 gene encoding uncharacterized protein C11orf98 homolog, producing the protein MSPPGGKINRPKTELGRNLFKRRRVLSREKRKRHQIVGAVVDQGLITIHHLKKRNSSPRANITLSGKKKRKLIKQLQHMKQEKASMEVEAPTKKQDSSSAPTTKKKKNKNKKRAAGSQDDVEMADTE